A part of Thermococcus sp. LS1 genomic DNA contains:
- a CDS encoding VanZ family protein: MRRKLLAFYILLLLFLNLTPRIPSAPVENGDKLAHFAEFLILGFLGWPLWCYLIPLPFLLEFLQLFVPGRTFSPYDMAANLIGFALGVLFGWWYEGRYEGAPLLNEG, encoded by the coding sequence TTGAGGCGGAAACTCCTTGCTTTTTACATACTTCTGCTCCTCTTCCTCAATCTAACCCCTAGGATTCCTTCCGCTCCGGTTGAGAACGGCGACAAGCTCGCACACTTTGCTGAGTTCCTAATTCTAGGTTTTCTGGGCTGGCCCCTCTGGTGCTACCTCATTCCCCTGCCCTTTCTCCTTGAGTTTCTCCAGCTATTCGTCCCGGGCAGGACTTTCTCGCCCTACGACATGGCCGCAAACCTAATAGGCTTTGCCCTTGGAGTTCTCTTTGGGTGGTGGTATGAAGGTCGTTACGAAGGAGCTCCACTTCTCAACGAAGGGTGA